One window of Quercus robur chromosome 5, dhQueRobu3.1, whole genome shotgun sequence genomic DNA carries:
- the LOC126727992 gene encoding uncharacterized protein LOC126727992 — MENVRLAKGMKFPNSQVFRKALREYVIQNHIDVKWKLNEKKKIYVYCKNNCGWRCYASMVTGECTFEIKTLYPECTCPLSFKNGQVTSAYVAKRYLEDFGKNPNWEVSSVKHHVMQKILVDLSLSQVYRSRKAARGLITGNEEAQYGLLRDYAEMILRTDVGSRVILQTEMENENAEPKFKRMYIRYNAQKVGFLGGCRPFVGLDGCHLKGRFGGQLLSATAKDGNDNIFPVAMAMVEQENKDSWTWFLEQFADDIGRPDELNLVFISDRYCVKHIYNNFKVNHKGMELKSVLWRCAGTTSAKEFERGMDHLKSLDEEAWQYLTDIEPAQWTRSHFSSRALTDCMVNNLSESFNSMIVKARDKPILSMLEWIRVRLMSTLYIKKAVPSGRFVYEVDNERERHVVDLVNRTCSCRVWDLTGIPCKHGVAAIFVNREKPEDYTHPCYYKDAYVETYKTPIPPMPGQSEWISSGQPKPVAPTVYKPPGRPPMKKKRDADEPNPYKVSRGNIPVRCGRCQQEGHNARGCKANGSGRPSTHRQGSQAPSSSQTQSSAQPPPTHQPYTMASSNQAAGSQPQAPWLGPPAPWSQNPSQWYSSNFRYTVRGAPWFSSSQPTPHTPAETWDSRPLSSQPTRPPATRGAALRGMGDAARAQKCRTRGGKASCGGRGRGRGRGRGRGTATVLVVVPNALYLLVVDERLFNATLKYGVCVE, encoded by the exons ATGGAAAATGTTAGGTTGGCAAAAGGGATGAAGTTCCCAAACTCCCAGGTGTTTAGGAAGGCTTTGAGGGAGTATGTGATTCAGAATCACATTGATGTCAAGTGGAAgttgaatgagaagaagaagatttatgTATATTGTAAGAACAATTGTGGATGGAGGTGTTATGCCTCAATGGTGACTGGAGAGTGCACATTTGAGATCAAGACACTTTATCCTGAGTGTACTTGCCCCCTATCATTTAAAAATGGGCAAGTTACATCAGCCTATGTGGCAAAGAGGTATTTGGAGGATTTTGGTAAGAATCCTAATTGGGAGGTCTCAAGTGTTAAGCACCATGTGATGCAGAAGATTTTAGTTGATTTAAGTCTTAGTCAGGTGTATAGATCAAGGAAGGCAGCTAGGGGGCTGATTACTGGGAATGAAGAGGCTCAGTATGGCCTACTTAGAGATTATGCAGAAATGATATTAAGGACAGATGTAGGAAGTAGGGTGATTCTGCAAACAGAGATGGAAAATGAGAATGCAGAGCCCAAGTTTAAAAGGATGTACATTAGGTACAATGCTCAGAAGGTTGGCTTTCTAGGTGGTTGTAGACCCTTTGTTGGGCTGGATGGATGCCACTTGAAGGGTAGGTTTGGTGGGCAATTGTTGTCTGCCACTGCCAAGGATGGAAATGACAATATATTCCCAGTGGCAATGGCTATGGTTGAGCAAGAGAACAAGGATAGCTGGACCTGGTTCTTGGAGCAGTTTGCTGATGACATTGGCAGGCCAGATGAGCTCAATCTGGTATTCATCAGTGACAG GTATTGTGTGAAGCACATATACAACAACTTCAAGGTTAACCACAAGGGCATGGAGTTGAAAAGTGTACTGTGGAGGTGTGCTGGCACAACATCAGCCAAGGAATTTGAGAGAGGGATGGACCATCTTAAGAGTTTGGATGAAGAAGCTTGGCAGTACCTGACTGATATAGAGCCTGCACAGTGGACCAGATCCCACTTTTCTTCAAGAGCTTTGACAGATTGTATGGTAAACAATCTGAGTGAGAGTTTTAACTCTATGATTGTGAAGGCTAGAGACAAGCCCATCTTATCAATGCTGGAGTGGATCAGAGTTAGGCTTATGAGCACGCTGTATATAAAGAAGGCTG TTCCTTCTGGGAGGTTTGTGTATGAGGTTGACAATGAGAGGGAAAGGCATGTGGTGGACTTGGTAAATAGGACATGCAGTTGTAGAGTATGGGATTTGACAGGAATCCCTTGCAAGCATGGAGTTGCAGCCATTTTTGTTAATCGTGAGAAACCAGAAGACTACACCCATCCATGCTACTACAAGGATGCTTATGTGGAGACATACAAGACACCCATACCTCCCATGCCTGGCCAGTCTGAGTGGATTTCAAGTGGCCAACCCAAGCCTGTTGCACCTACTGTCTATAAGCCACCAGGCAGGCCACccatgaagaagaagagagatgcTGATGAGCCGAACCCTTATAAGGTGTCTAGAGGAAACATACCAGTGAGGTGTGGAAGGTGTCAACAGGAAGGGCACAATGCAAGGGGATGCAAGGCCAAT GGAAGTGGAAGGCCTTCTACACATAGACAAGGATCCCAGGCCCCATCTTCATCACAGACCCAATCCTCAGCTCAGCCCCCACCAACACATCAGCCTTACACTATGGCCTCATCCAACCAGGCAGCAGGGTCACAGCCACAAGCTCCATGGTTAGGGCCACCAGCTCCATGGTCACAGAACCCAAGTCAATGGTACTCTTCAAACTTCAGGTACACAGTTAGAGGAGCTCCTTGGTTCTCTTCAAGCCAGCCAACACCACACACCCCTGCAGAAACATGGGACAGTAGACCACTATCATCACAG CCTACAAGACCACCTGCTACCAGAGGAGCTGCTTTGAGAGGAATGGGTGATGCAGCTAGAGCTCAGAAATGTAGAACAAGAGGTGGAAAGGCCAGCTGTGGTGGGAGAGGCAGGGGCAGGGGTAGGGGCAGGGGCAGGGGCA CTGCAACTGTTTTGGTTGTTGTACCAAATGCCTTATATTTACTGGTGGTTGATGAAAGACTATTCAATGCCACCTTAAAATAT GGTGTATGTGTTGAATAG
- the LOC126725542 gene encoding uncharacterized protein LOC126725542 isoform X3, whose product MIALNHCHSPKESALNHLKSVGLLADGFGSTLEMHRRDLIWVAYRLQIEAAESLNGIRMEMTNATFPLLKGVVATTDVVEACKDVNIAVMLGGYPRKDYIKEGYVVYKRTLSEITKIMWDSDNKMDVEVKLEVHYGGAFVWNPSLEYFGGKVEVVYRDADLLGYFEIKAICEELGIDESCRVHYLGPGGNLEQDLRLIEDDQDVEPLWKPNEGGPRDTIILYVESGNALLAVEVPDGAGVGVGAGAGAAIGDAGAGVGGGAGAATGGDGVEEEFDWLNEGLEGEDFADDIFGESSPPHIVPHEPNTIPTTNTPHPNIDTPQPNTDAPGPSNVPPPNIDLDEEWAEPALEDDIASVDSSDDEQGPGNLEFNERTIVVKIAIWIVGSHDFTILPHQND is encoded by the exons ATGATTGCTCTGAACCATTGTCACAGTCCCAAG GAATCAGCACTTAACCACCTTAAGAGTGTGGGGCTGCTTGCCGATGGTTTTGGTTCAACCCTAGAGATGCATAGAAGGGACCTGATATGGGTGGCCTATCGATTACAAATTGAG GCAGCTGAATCCTTGAATGGGATAAGAATGGAAATGACTAATGCTACCTTTCCTCTTCTGAAAG GTGTGGTTGCTACCACAGATGTTGTTGAAGCGTGTAAAGATGTCAATATTGCCGTTATGCTTGGTGGATACCCACGGAAGGATTACATTAAGGAAGGATATGTTGTCTACAAAAGAACCCTTAgtgaaataacaaaaattatgtggGACTCTGATAATAAG ATGGATGTTGAAGTGAAATTGGAGGTACATTATGGGGGTGCTTTTGTGTGGAACCCTAGTTTAGAGTACTTTGGTGGGAAAGTTGAAGTAGTGTATAGGGATGCTGATTTGCttggttattttgaaataaaagctATATGTGAGGAATTGGGGATTGATGAATCGTGTAGGGTTCATTATTTAGGTCCTGGGGGCAACTTGGAGCAGGACTTAAGGCTCATAGAAGATGATCAAGATGTAGAACCCTTGTGGAAGCCTAATGAGGGAGGGCCAAGAGACACCATCATACTGTATGTGGAGAGTGGTAATGCTCTACTTGCAGTTGAAGTTCCTGATGGTGCAGGGGTTGGTGTAGGAGCTGGTGCAGGGGCTGCTATAGGGGATGCAGGGGCTGGTGTAGGGGGTGGTGCAGGAGCTGCTACAGGGGGTGATGGTGTGGAGGAGGAGTTTGATTGGTTGAATGAGGGCTTGGAAGGAGAAGACTTTGCTGATGACATTTTTGGTGAGTCTTCTCCACCTCACATAGTGCCACATGAGCCTAACACTATTCCAACCACTAATACACCTCATCCAAACATTGATACACCTCAGCCAAACACAGATGCACCTGGCCCAAGCAATGTTCCTCCTCCAAACATAGATTTAGATGAAGAGTGGGCTGAACCAGCTTTAGAGGATGATATTGCAAGTGTGGATAGTTCTGATGATGAGCAGGGGCCTGGCAATTTGGAGTTCAATGAGAGGACCATTgttgtcaaaatcgcgatcTGGATCGTAGGATCGCACGATTTCACGATCCTACCTCACCAAAACGATTAG
- the LOC126725542 gene encoding uncharacterized protein LOC126725542 isoform X4 encodes MRCCVVDLIKESALNHLKSVGLLADGFGSTLEMHRRDLIWVAYRLQIEAAESLNGIRMEMTNATFPLLKGVVATTDVVEACKDVNIAVMLGGYPRKDYIKEGYVVYKRTLSEITKIMWDSDNKMDVEVKLEVHYGGAFVWNPSLEYFGGKVEVVYRDADLLGYFEIKAICEELGIDESCRVHYLGPGGNLEQDLRLIEDDQDVEPLWKPNEGGPRDTIILYVESGNALLAVEVPDGAGVGVGAGAGAAIGDAGAGVGGGAGAATGGDGVEEEFDWLNEGLEGEDFADDIFGESSPPHIVPHEPNTIPTTNTPHPNIDTPQPNTDAPGPSNVPPPNIDLDEEWAEPALEDDIASVDSSDDEQGPGNLEFNERTIVVKIAIWIVGSHDFTILPHQND; translated from the exons ATGCGATGTTGTGTTGTTGATTTAATCAAG GAATCAGCACTTAACCACCTTAAGAGTGTGGGGCTGCTTGCCGATGGTTTTGGTTCAACCCTAGAGATGCATAGAAGGGACCTGATATGGGTGGCCTATCGATTACAAATTGAG GCAGCTGAATCCTTGAATGGGATAAGAATGGAAATGACTAATGCTACCTTTCCTCTTCTGAAAG GTGTGGTTGCTACCACAGATGTTGTTGAAGCGTGTAAAGATGTCAATATTGCCGTTATGCTTGGTGGATACCCACGGAAGGATTACATTAAGGAAGGATATGTTGTCTACAAAAGAACCCTTAgtgaaataacaaaaattatgtggGACTCTGATAATAAG ATGGATGTTGAAGTGAAATTGGAGGTACATTATGGGGGTGCTTTTGTGTGGAACCCTAGTTTAGAGTACTTTGGTGGGAAAGTTGAAGTAGTGTATAGGGATGCTGATTTGCttggttattttgaaataaaagctATATGTGAGGAATTGGGGATTGATGAATCGTGTAGGGTTCATTATTTAGGTCCTGGGGGCAACTTGGAGCAGGACTTAAGGCTCATAGAAGATGATCAAGATGTAGAACCCTTGTGGAAGCCTAATGAGGGAGGGCCAAGAGACACCATCATACTGTATGTGGAGAGTGGTAATGCTCTACTTGCAGTTGAAGTTCCTGATGGTGCAGGGGTTGGTGTAGGAGCTGGTGCAGGGGCTGCTATAGGGGATGCAGGGGCTGGTGTAGGGGGTGGTGCAGGAGCTGCTACAGGGGGTGATGGTGTGGAGGAGGAGTTTGATTGGTTGAATGAGGGCTTGGAAGGAGAAGACTTTGCTGATGACATTTTTGGTGAGTCTTCTCCACCTCACATAGTGCCACATGAGCCTAACACTATTCCAACCACTAATACACCTCATCCAAACATTGATACACCTCAGCCAAACACAGATGCACCTGGCCCAAGCAATGTTCCTCCTCCAAACATAGATTTAGATGAAGAGTGGGCTGAACCAGCTTTAGAGGATGATATTGCAAGTGTGGATAGTTCTGATGATGAGCAGGGGCCTGGCAATTTGGAGTTCAATGAGAGGACCATTgttgtcaaaatcgcgatcTGGATCGTAGGATCGCACGATTTCACGATCCTACCTCACCAAAACGATTAG
- the LOC126725542 gene encoding uncharacterized protein LOC126725542 isoform X1, translating into MIALNHCHSPKCHFGALGASAGLLLLWTRRVVKKVDGAVGNYSIYESALNHLKSVGLLADGFGSTLEMHRRDLIWVAYRLQIEAAESLNGIRMEMTNATFPLLKGVVATTDVVEACKDVNIAVMLGGYPRKDYIKEGYVVYKRTLSEITKIMWDSDNKMDVEVKLEVHYGGAFVWNPSLEYFGGKVEVVYRDADLLGYFEIKAICEELGIDESCRVHYLGPGGNLEQDLRLIEDDQDVEPLWKPNEGGPRDTIILYVESGNALLAVEVPDGAGVGVGAGAGAAIGDAGAGVGGGAGAATGGDGVEEEFDWLNEGLEGEDFADDIFGESSPPHIVPHEPNTIPTTNTPHPNIDTPQPNTDAPGPSNVPPPNIDLDEEWAEPALEDDIASVDSSDDEQGPGNLEFNERTIVVKIAIWIVGSHDFTILPHQND; encoded by the exons ATGATTGCTCTGAACCATTGTCACAGTCCCAAG TGTCACTTTGGAGCTTTAGGGGCCTCCGCTGGGCTGCTATTGCTGTGGACTAGAAGAGTAGTAAAGAAAGTTGATGGGGCTGTGGgaaattattcaatttat GAATCAGCACTTAACCACCTTAAGAGTGTGGGGCTGCTTGCCGATGGTTTTGGTTCAACCCTAGAGATGCATAGAAGGGACCTGATATGGGTGGCCTATCGATTACAAATTGAG GCAGCTGAATCCTTGAATGGGATAAGAATGGAAATGACTAATGCTACCTTTCCTCTTCTGAAAG GTGTGGTTGCTACCACAGATGTTGTTGAAGCGTGTAAAGATGTCAATATTGCCGTTATGCTTGGTGGATACCCACGGAAGGATTACATTAAGGAAGGATATGTTGTCTACAAAAGAACCCTTAgtgaaataacaaaaattatgtggGACTCTGATAATAAG ATGGATGTTGAAGTGAAATTGGAGGTACATTATGGGGGTGCTTTTGTGTGGAACCCTAGTTTAGAGTACTTTGGTGGGAAAGTTGAAGTAGTGTATAGGGATGCTGATTTGCttggttattttgaaataaaagctATATGTGAGGAATTGGGGATTGATGAATCGTGTAGGGTTCATTATTTAGGTCCTGGGGGCAACTTGGAGCAGGACTTAAGGCTCATAGAAGATGATCAAGATGTAGAACCCTTGTGGAAGCCTAATGAGGGAGGGCCAAGAGACACCATCATACTGTATGTGGAGAGTGGTAATGCTCTACTTGCAGTTGAAGTTCCTGATGGTGCAGGGGTTGGTGTAGGAGCTGGTGCAGGGGCTGCTATAGGGGATGCAGGGGCTGGTGTAGGGGGTGGTGCAGGAGCTGCTACAGGGGGTGATGGTGTGGAGGAGGAGTTTGATTGGTTGAATGAGGGCTTGGAAGGAGAAGACTTTGCTGATGACATTTTTGGTGAGTCTTCTCCACCTCACATAGTGCCACATGAGCCTAACACTATTCCAACCACTAATACACCTCATCCAAACATTGATACACCTCAGCCAAACACAGATGCACCTGGCCCAAGCAATGTTCCTCCTCCAAACATAGATTTAGATGAAGAGTGGGCTGAACCAGCTTTAGAGGATGATATTGCAAGTGTGGATAGTTCTGATGATGAGCAGGGGCCTGGCAATTTGGAGTTCAATGAGAGGACCATTgttgtcaaaatcgcgatcTGGATCGTAGGATCGCACGATTTCACGATCCTACCTCACCAAAACGATTAG
- the LOC126725542 gene encoding uncharacterized protein LOC126725542 isoform X2 → MVPILSMIRSYELDLDGKVSIVALVNRLQESALNHLKSVGLLADGFGSTLEMHRRDLIWVAYRLQIEAAESLNGIRMEMTNATFPLLKGVVATTDVVEACKDVNIAVMLGGYPRKDYIKEGYVVYKRTLSEITKIMWDSDNKMDVEVKLEVHYGGAFVWNPSLEYFGGKVEVVYRDADLLGYFEIKAICEELGIDESCRVHYLGPGGNLEQDLRLIEDDQDVEPLWKPNEGGPRDTIILYVESGNALLAVEVPDGAGVGVGAGAGAAIGDAGAGVGGGAGAATGGDGVEEEFDWLNEGLEGEDFADDIFGESSPPHIVPHEPNTIPTTNTPHPNIDTPQPNTDAPGPSNVPPPNIDLDEEWAEPALEDDIASVDSSDDEQGPGNLEFNERTIVVKIAIWIVGSHDFTILPHQND, encoded by the exons ATGGTCCCAATTCTAAGCATGATTAGATCATATGAGTTAGACCTTGATGGAAAGGTTTCCATAGTAGCCTTAGTGAATCGTTTGCAG GAATCAGCACTTAACCACCTTAAGAGTGTGGGGCTGCTTGCCGATGGTTTTGGTTCAACCCTAGAGATGCATAGAAGGGACCTGATATGGGTGGCCTATCGATTACAAATTGAG GCAGCTGAATCCTTGAATGGGATAAGAATGGAAATGACTAATGCTACCTTTCCTCTTCTGAAAG GTGTGGTTGCTACCACAGATGTTGTTGAAGCGTGTAAAGATGTCAATATTGCCGTTATGCTTGGTGGATACCCACGGAAGGATTACATTAAGGAAGGATATGTTGTCTACAAAAGAACCCTTAgtgaaataacaaaaattatgtggGACTCTGATAATAAG ATGGATGTTGAAGTGAAATTGGAGGTACATTATGGGGGTGCTTTTGTGTGGAACCCTAGTTTAGAGTACTTTGGTGGGAAAGTTGAAGTAGTGTATAGGGATGCTGATTTGCttggttattttgaaataaaagctATATGTGAGGAATTGGGGATTGATGAATCGTGTAGGGTTCATTATTTAGGTCCTGGGGGCAACTTGGAGCAGGACTTAAGGCTCATAGAAGATGATCAAGATGTAGAACCCTTGTGGAAGCCTAATGAGGGAGGGCCAAGAGACACCATCATACTGTATGTGGAGAGTGGTAATGCTCTACTTGCAGTTGAAGTTCCTGATGGTGCAGGGGTTGGTGTAGGAGCTGGTGCAGGGGCTGCTATAGGGGATGCAGGGGCTGGTGTAGGGGGTGGTGCAGGAGCTGCTACAGGGGGTGATGGTGTGGAGGAGGAGTTTGATTGGTTGAATGAGGGCTTGGAAGGAGAAGACTTTGCTGATGACATTTTTGGTGAGTCTTCTCCACCTCACATAGTGCCACATGAGCCTAACACTATTCCAACCACTAATACACCTCATCCAAACATTGATACACCTCAGCCAAACACAGATGCACCTGGCCCAAGCAATGTTCCTCCTCCAAACATAGATTTAGATGAAGAGTGGGCTGAACCAGCTTTAGAGGATGATATTGCAAGTGTGGATAGTTCTGATGATGAGCAGGGGCCTGGCAATTTGGAGTTCAATGAGAGGACCATTgttgtcaaaatcgcgatcTGGATCGTAGGATCGCACGATTTCACGATCCTACCTCACCAAAACGATTAG